One region of Anaeromyxobacter paludicola genomic DNA includes:
- a CDS encoding WSD1 family O-acyltransferase: MTAAATHAREPLTALDAAWLHMDRPGNTADVVGLLALSGPLTVSALLRLLEERLLVHRRFRQRVHPELLGPGAWEDDPAFALSRHVILHRLPDGGAALRKLVGSVASEPLPHGGSPWVVHLASTGGRSSLVLKLQHAMGDGFALVGVLLSLCDEALSAGPSPAVPAPPAAVAAAARLAPPELAARSAAALARLAGLAPDPATPLTRPTSGVRRVAWTRGLPVAPLRAAARHAGAGLNDLLVAAVAGGLRRVLAREVAGVDRLSLRALVPVNLRRHFPGTAGEAPLGNRFGLVFLELPVGERAPLARLRAVQARMAELKASLDPVVTAGVLSGLGRCPPALEHVAADFFARRASLVLSSVPGPPVRLHLAGRRIDGAMFCVPHPATLGLGVSLLRYAGEVRLAVRADAAALEHPLALVRAVEQELAGFLAGGARASA, translated from the coding sequence ATGACCGCCGCCGCGACGCACGCTCGCGAGCCGCTGACCGCGCTCGACGCAGCCTGGCTGCACATGGATCGCCCCGGGAACACGGCCGACGTGGTCGGGCTGCTCGCGCTGTCGGGGCCCCTCACCGTCTCGGCCCTCCTGCGGCTCCTGGAGGAGCGGCTCCTCGTGCACCGCCGCTTCCGCCAGCGCGTGCACCCGGAGCTCCTCGGGCCCGGCGCCTGGGAGGACGATCCGGCGTTCGCCCTCTCGCGCCACGTGATCCTCCACCGGCTCCCGGACGGCGGCGCGGCGCTCCGCAAGCTGGTGGGCAGCGTCGCCTCCGAGCCGCTGCCGCACGGCGGCTCTCCGTGGGTCGTCCACCTCGCCTCCACCGGCGGGCGCTCCTCGCTGGTGCTCAAGCTGCAGCACGCGATGGGCGACGGCTTCGCGCTCGTGGGCGTGCTCCTCTCGCTCTGCGACGAGGCCCTCTCGGCGGGCCCGTCCCCGGCGGTCCCGGCGCCGCCCGCCGCGGTGGCCGCCGCCGCTCGGCTCGCGCCGCCCGAGCTCGCGGCCCGCTCCGCCGCCGCGCTGGCGCGGCTCGCCGGGCTGGCGCCGGACCCCGCGACCCCCCTCACCCGCCCGACGTCCGGGGTGCGGCGGGTGGCCTGGACGCGCGGCCTGCCGGTGGCGCCGCTGCGCGCCGCGGCCCGGCACGCCGGCGCGGGGCTCAACGACCTGCTGGTCGCCGCGGTCGCCGGCGGGCTGCGCCGGGTGCTCGCCCGCGAGGTGGCCGGCGTGGACCGGCTCTCGCTGCGCGCCCTCGTCCCGGTGAACCTCCGGCGCCACTTCCCCGGCACCGCCGGCGAGGCGCCGCTCGGGAACCGCTTCGGGCTCGTGTTCCTCGAGCTGCCCGTCGGGGAGCGGGCGCCGCTCGCGCGGCTCCGGGCGGTCCAGGCGCGCATGGCGGAGCTCAAGGCGAGCCTCGACCCGGTGGTCACGGCGGGCGTGCTCTCCGGCCTGGGCCGCTGCCCGCCGGCGCTCGAGCACGTCGCCGCCGACTTCTTCGCCCGGCGCGCCTCGCTCGTGCTGAGCAGCGTGCCTGGGCCGCCGGTGCGGCTCCACCTCGCGGGGAGGCGGATCGACGGCGCCATGTTCTGCGTGCCCCACCCGGCCACGCTCGGGCTCGGGGTGAGCCTCCTGCGCTACGCCGGAGAGGTCCGGCTCGCCGTCCGCGCCGACGCGGCGGCGCTCGAGCACCCGCTCGCGCTGGTGCGGGCGGTCGAGCAGGAGCTCGCGGGCTTCCTCGCCGGCGGGGCGCGCGCCTCGGCGTGA
- a CDS encoding FAD-linked oxidase C-terminal domain-containing protein: MGTPARAQAGLGELVARVVGARNCIRDPADLATYACDGLTNARVAPALVALPGTTEEVAEVVRLASAAGVPIVPRGSGTGLSGGARPVPGCLVLGLSRMRRILEVDLENGRMRVQPGVINLEVSSRVGAAGWYYAPDPSSQSVCTIGGNVAENSGGAHCLKYGFTTHHVLGATVVLDGGEVVTLGGPVLDAPGYDLLSALVGSEGMCGVVTEVWLRLLRKPEATRTFLAIFPSTDEAGAAVSGIIAAGILPAAIEMMDRLAIAAAKAATGLDWPDQGALLLMDVDGPAEEAEHTAARAVAIAEAAGALEVRRPRDDAERLLMWKGRKSAFAAVGRISPDYVVEDGVIPRSEIARVLREIAALAAGHGLRVANVFHAGDGNLHPLVLYDARVPGELARAERLGGEILALCVRAGGSITGEHGVGAEKAAYMAVQFREEDLAAMAQVRCAFDPLCRFNPGKVFPTPRLCGDRPGPYHPHPAELAGLAERV; encoded by the coding sequence ATGGGAACCCCGGCGCGCGCGCAGGCCGGCCTCGGCGAGCTCGTGGCCCGCGTGGTGGGCGCGCGGAACTGCATCCGCGACCCGGCGGATCTCGCCACCTACGCCTGCGACGGGCTCACCAACGCCCGCGTCGCGCCGGCGCTGGTGGCCCTCCCGGGCACCACCGAGGAGGTGGCGGAGGTGGTCCGGCTCGCCTCCGCGGCGGGGGTGCCGATCGTGCCGCGCGGCTCCGGGACCGGCCTCTCGGGGGGCGCCCGGCCCGTGCCGGGCTGCCTCGTCCTCGGGCTCTCCCGGATGCGCCGCATCCTCGAGGTCGATCTCGAGAACGGGCGGATGCGAGTGCAGCCCGGCGTCATCAACCTCGAGGTCTCGAGCCGGGTCGGCGCCGCCGGCTGGTACTACGCGCCCGATCCCTCGTCCCAGAGCGTGTGCACCATCGGCGGCAACGTGGCCGAGAACTCGGGCGGCGCGCACTGCCTCAAGTACGGGTTCACCACCCACCACGTGCTCGGGGCGACGGTGGTGCTCGACGGCGGCGAGGTGGTGACCCTCGGCGGGCCGGTGCTCGACGCCCCGGGCTACGACCTCCTCTCGGCGCTGGTGGGGAGCGAGGGGATGTGCGGCGTGGTCACCGAGGTCTGGCTCCGCCTGCTGCGCAAGCCGGAGGCGACGCGCACCTTCCTCGCCATCTTCCCCTCCACCGACGAGGCGGGCGCGGCGGTCTCGGGCATCATCGCCGCGGGCATCCTCCCGGCCGCCATCGAGATGATGGACCGGCTCGCCATCGCCGCCGCCAAGGCGGCGACCGGGCTCGACTGGCCGGACCAGGGCGCCCTGCTGCTCATGGACGTGGACGGCCCGGCGGAGGAGGCGGAGCACACCGCCGCCCGCGCCGTCGCCATCGCCGAGGCGGCCGGCGCCCTCGAGGTCCGCCGGCCGCGCGACGACGCCGAGCGGCTGCTCATGTGGAAGGGGCGCAAGAGCGCCTTCGCCGCGGTCGGCCGCATCAGCCCCGACTACGTGGTCGAGGACGGCGTCATCCCGCGCTCCGAGATCGCCCGCGTGCTCCGCGAGATCGCGGCCCTCGCGGCGGGGCACGGGCTGCGGGTCGCGAACGTGTTCCACGCCGGCGACGGCAACCTCCACCCGCTCGTGCTCTACGACGCCCGCGTCCCCGGGGAGCTGGCGCGCGCCGAGCGGCTCGGCGGCGAGATCCTCGCGCTCTGCGTGCGCGCCGGGGGCTCCATCACCGGCGAGCACGGCGTCGGGGCCGAGAAGGCGGCCTACATGGCGGTCCAGTTCCGGGAGGAGGACCTCGCCGCCATGGCGCAGGTCCGCTGCGCCTTCGACCCGCTCTGCCGCTTCAACCCCGGCAAGGTCTTCCCCACGCCGCGCCTCTGCGGCGACCGGCCCGGGCCGTACCACCCCCACCCGGCCGAGCTCGCGGGGCTCGCGGAGCGGGTCTAG
- a CDS encoding FAD-binding oxidoreductase, which translates to MIPTPSPDAAPAARPAPRPAAPEGPARYAPATVAEAAELLRQGAARREPLLFEGGGTDLGPDEPGACAVLETGRLARVVEYAPSDQVVVAEAGLTLAALQAVLGRERQRLALDPPLPERATLGGLLSANAFGPLRTRYGGPRDLVIGIAVVTAGGTLVRGGGKVVKNVAGFDLPRLFSGARGTLGLVAEVSFRLHPLPETSATLALPGLGADAAWELARALREAQLEPAAVAALCEGGLWDLGVRFEGFEAAVSAQARRALALAGRRGAALLAPGEAAAFWRRHDALRRRGALRAKLAALPSDLPRVAAGPLAGLLAAMEGGAAVWYPLLGLGFAGGEPSAEAPAAVARARAELVGWRGSLVVQACPASLREAADPWGPPPAALGVMRRLKERFDPDRRLAPGRFVGGI; encoded by the coding sequence GTGATCCCGACCCCCAGCCCCGACGCGGCCCCGGCGGCCCGGCCGGCGCCGCGCCCCGCCGCCCCGGAGGGCCCGGCGCGGTACGCGCCCGCCACCGTCGCCGAGGCCGCCGAGCTCCTGCGCCAGGGGGCGGCCCGGCGCGAGCCGCTCCTCTTCGAGGGAGGCGGCACCGACCTCGGCCCGGACGAGCCGGGCGCCTGCGCCGTCCTCGAGACCGGCCGGCTCGCCCGCGTCGTCGAGTACGCCCCCTCGGACCAGGTGGTGGTGGCGGAGGCGGGGCTCACCCTCGCCGCGCTGCAGGCGGTGCTCGGGCGCGAGCGGCAAAGGCTCGCCCTCGACCCGCCGCTCCCGGAGCGCGCCACGCTGGGCGGCCTGCTCTCCGCCAACGCCTTCGGGCCGCTGCGCACCCGCTACGGCGGGCCGCGCGACCTCGTCATCGGCATCGCGGTGGTGACCGCCGGCGGGACGCTCGTGCGCGGCGGCGGCAAGGTGGTGAAGAACGTGGCCGGCTTCGACCTGCCCCGCCTGTTCTCCGGCGCGCGCGGCACGCTCGGGCTCGTCGCCGAGGTGAGCTTCCGGCTCCACCCGCTCCCGGAGACCTCCGCCACCCTGGCGCTCCCCGGCCTCGGCGCGGACGCGGCCTGGGAGCTCGCCAGGGCGCTGCGCGAGGCGCAGCTCGAGCCGGCCGCGGTGGCGGCCCTCTGCGAGGGAGGCCTTTGGGACCTCGGCGTCCGCTTCGAGGGGTTCGAGGCGGCGGTGTCGGCGCAGGCCCGCCGCGCGCTCGCCCTCGCCGGCCGGCGCGGCGCCGCCCTCCTCGCCCCCGGCGAGGCGGCGGCGTTCTGGCGGCGGCACGACGCGCTCCGCCGGCGCGGCGCCCTCCGGGCGAAGCTGGCCGCGCTCCCCTCCGACCTGCCCCGGGTCGCCGCAGGGCCGCTCGCCGGGCTCCTCGCGGCGATGGAGGGCGGCGCCGCCGTCTGGTACCCGCTCCTCGGGCTCGGCTTCGCGGGCGGGGAACCGTCGGCCGAGGCGCCCGCCGCCGTCGCCCGCGCCCGGGCGGAGCTCGTCGGCTGGCGCGGCAGCCTCGTCGTCCAGGCCTGCCCGGCGTCGCTGCGCGAGGCGGCGGACCCCTGGGGCCCGCCGCCCGCGGCGCTCGGCGTCATGCGCCGGCTGAAGGAGCGGTTCGACCCCGACCGGCGGCTCGCCCCCGGCCGCTTCGTGGGAGGCATCTGA
- a CDS encoding (Fe-S)-binding protein — MTAAHLSAPPPLRKDPLDDCVHCGFCLPHCPTYVSWGEEMDSPRGRIELMRGLRDGRLALTGEVASHFDRCLGCLGCVTACPSGVRYGELIERTRAQVEAARPRPLPDRLFRGLLFALFPYPARLRVLLPLLWAYQASGLQRLLRATGLVRLLPARLRALEGLLPRLRLRELRGRLPARTAARGERRLRVALVTGCVQQVFFPGVNGATARVLSAEGCDVLAPPQGCCGALSMHAGREAESLALARALVTRLEATRADVYAVNAAGCGSHLKDLGRLLAGDPAWAERARDFSARVRDVSEVLTALPARAVRHPVQARVAYQPSCHLFHAQGLRSEPQALLRAIPGVELVEVGDQCCGSAGVYNLLEPASAAEIGARKAEAILAVRPDVLASANPGCLLQLGGHLRGRGAALPALHPIELLDVSIRGARRTPPPAPAPGQTRSVNDR, encoded by the coding sequence ATGACCGCCGCGCACCTGTCGGCGCCGCCGCCGCTCCGCAAGGACCCCCTCGACGACTGCGTCCACTGCGGCTTCTGCCTGCCGCACTGCCCGACCTACGTCTCCTGGGGCGAGGAGATGGACTCGCCGCGCGGGCGCATCGAGCTCATGCGCGGGCTGCGCGACGGGCGCCTCGCGCTCACCGGCGAGGTGGCGAGCCACTTCGACCGCTGCCTCGGCTGCCTCGGCTGCGTCACCGCCTGCCCCTCCGGCGTGCGCTACGGCGAGCTCATCGAGCGGACCCGGGCGCAGGTCGAGGCGGCCCGGCCGCGGCCGCTCCCGGACCGGCTCTTCCGCGGGCTCCTCTTCGCGCTCTTCCCCTACCCCGCCCGGCTCCGGGTCCTGCTCCCGCTGCTCTGGGCCTACCAGGCGAGCGGGCTGCAGCGGCTATTGCGGGCGACCGGCCTCGTCCGGCTCCTGCCGGCGCGGCTCCGCGCGCTCGAGGGGCTCCTGCCGCGGCTCCGGCTGCGGGAGCTGCGCGGGCGGCTCCCGGCGCGCACGGCGGCGCGCGGCGAGCGCCGGCTCCGGGTGGCGCTCGTCACCGGCTGCGTGCAGCAGGTCTTCTTCCCCGGCGTGAACGGCGCGACCGCCCGGGTGCTCTCGGCCGAGGGCTGCGACGTGCTCGCGCCGCCGCAGGGCTGCTGCGGCGCGCTCTCGATGCACGCCGGGCGCGAGGCCGAGTCGCTCGCGCTCGCCCGGGCGCTCGTGACCCGGCTCGAGGCGACCCGCGCCGACGTCTACGCGGTGAACGCCGCCGGCTGCGGCTCGCACCTCAAGGACCTGGGCCGGCTCCTCGCCGGCGACCCGGCGTGGGCGGAGCGGGCCCGCGACTTCTCGGCCCGGGTGCGCGACGTGAGCGAGGTGCTCACCGCGCTGCCCGCCCGCGCCGTCCGTCACCCCGTCCAGGCTCGCGTCGCCTACCAGCCGTCCTGCCACCTCTTCCACGCGCAGGGGCTCCGCTCGGAGCCGCAGGCCTTGCTGCGCGCCATCCCGGGGGTGGAGCTGGTGGAGGTGGGCGACCAGTGCTGCGGGTCGGCCGGGGTCTACAACCTGCTCGAGCCGGCGAGCGCCGCCGAGATCGGCGCGCGCAAGGCCGAGGCGATCCTCGCGGTCCGGCCGGATGTCCTCGCGAGCGCCAACCCGGGCTGCCTCCTGCAGCTCGGCGGGCACCTTCGCGGGCGCGGCGCGGCGCTCCCGGCGCTGCACCCGATCGAGCTGCTCGACGTCTCCATCCGGGGCGCGCGCCGGACGCCGCCGCCGGCCCCGGCGCCGGGCCAGACACGCTCCGTGAACGATCGTTGA
- a CDS encoding L-lactate permease, with amino-acid sequence MNWSQVYTPLGNLYLSAVVAAIPVVVLLGALAFFHVKAHLAALLGLLCALAIAIGVYGMPAKMAGVTALYGAAFGLLPIGWIILNAIFVYDLTVETGKFEVAKHTIAGLASDRRIQVLLIGFAFGAFIEGAAGFGTPVAISAAMLIGLGFRPLPAAGLALIGNTAPVAYGALGTPVITLAKVTGLDVNLLSAMVGRQLPFFSVIVPFWLVWAMAGFKGMKEVWPACLVAGVSFAIPQYLVSNHFGPSLVDIVAAAVSIGATYVLLRFWQPPSIWRFPDEREDARLGAGAVPRSVGAASAQPAVSTKDGWLAWMPWIVLSVCVFVWGLPDVKAWLGNLHTSMYKLHLAPKPAFEIPGLHNLVMRVPPVVKKPTAEGAIYSLNVLQATGTALLLSGIVSGIFLKVSPGRLARIYLHALKRVRFSLLTIAAMLALGFTTRYSGSDTTMGLAFASTGALFPFFSPMLGWLGVALTGSDTSSNVLFGNLQVVSAQQIGMNPILAAAANSSGGVMGKMIDAQSIVVAGVATGQQGHEGPILRYVFWHSLVLACLVGVLVLVQSLFFPGIVPH; translated from the coding sequence GTGAACTGGTCGCAGGTCTACACGCCGCTCGGAAATTTGTACCTCTCGGCCGTCGTGGCGGCGATCCCGGTCGTCGTGCTGCTCGGGGCCCTCGCCTTCTTCCACGTGAAGGCCCACCTCGCCGCGCTGCTGGGCCTGCTCTGCGCCCTCGCCATCGCCATCGGCGTGTACGGCATGCCGGCGAAGATGGCCGGGGTGACCGCGCTCTACGGCGCGGCCTTCGGGCTCTTGCCCATCGGCTGGATCATCCTCAACGCCATCTTCGTCTACGACCTCACGGTCGAGACCGGGAAGTTCGAGGTGGCGAAGCACACCATCGCCGGGCTCGCGAGCGACCGGCGCATCCAGGTGCTGCTCATCGGCTTCGCCTTCGGCGCCTTCATCGAGGGCGCGGCCGGCTTCGGCACGCCGGTGGCCATCTCCGCCGCGATGCTCATCGGCCTCGGCTTCCGCCCGCTCCCGGCGGCCGGCCTGGCGCTCATCGGCAACACCGCGCCGGTCGCCTACGGCGCGCTCGGCACGCCGGTCATCACGCTCGCCAAGGTCACCGGGCTCGACGTGAACCTGCTCTCGGCCATGGTCGGCCGGCAGCTCCCGTTCTTCTCGGTGATCGTGCCGTTCTGGCTGGTCTGGGCCATGGCCGGGTTCAAGGGGATGAAGGAGGTCTGGCCGGCCTGCCTCGTCGCCGGCGTGAGCTTCGCCATCCCGCAGTACCTCGTCTCGAACCACTTCGGCCCGTCGCTCGTGGACATCGTGGCGGCGGCGGTCTCGATCGGCGCCACCTACGTCCTGCTCCGGTTCTGGCAGCCGCCCAGCATCTGGCGCTTCCCGGACGAGCGGGAGGACGCCCGGCTCGGCGCCGGGGCGGTGCCGCGCTCGGTGGGCGCCGCGTCGGCGCAGCCGGCGGTCTCGACCAAGGACGGCTGGCTCGCCTGGATGCCCTGGATCGTCCTCTCGGTCTGCGTGTTCGTGTGGGGCCTCCCCGACGTCAAGGCGTGGCTCGGGAACCTGCACACCTCGATGTACAAGCTCCACCTCGCGCCCAAGCCGGCCTTCGAGATCCCCGGCCTGCACAACCTCGTGATGCGCGTGCCCCCGGTGGTGAAGAAGCCGACCGCGGAGGGGGCCATCTACAGCCTCAACGTCCTGCAGGCCACCGGCACCGCGCTGCTCCTCTCGGGCATCGTCTCCGGCATCTTCCTGAAGGTCTCGCCGGGCCGGCTGGCGCGCATCTACCTGCACGCGCTGAAGCGCGTCCGCTTCTCGCTCCTCACCATCGCGGCCATGCTCGCGCTCGGGTTCACCACCCGCTACTCGGGGTCGGACACGACCATGGGGCTCGCCTTCGCCTCCACCGGCGCGCTCTTCCCGTTCTTCTCGCCGATGCTCGGCTGGCTCGGCGTCGCGCTCACCGGGTCGGACACCTCGTCCAACGTGCTCTTCGGGAACCTGCAGGTGGTGAGCGCGCAGCAGATCGGGATGAACCCGATCCTCGCCGCCGCCGCCAACAGCTCCGGCGGCGTCATGGGCAAGATGATCGACGCGCAGAGCATCGTGGTGGCCGGCGTCGCCACCGGCCAGCAGGGGCACGAGGGGCCCATCCTCCGGTACGTGTTCTGGCACAGCCTCGTCCTGGCGTGCCTGGTCGGGGTGCTCGTCCTCGTGCAGTCGCTCTTCTTCCCCGGGATCGTGCCGCATTAG
- a CDS encoding haloacid dehalogenase type II, translated as MPSRPAAVAFDVVETLFPLEPLRPRLVALGLPPHALELWFTRLLRDAMALDAAGRFASFREVGAGALEVVCGQHGVSCGEAEAAAVLDGLAELPAHPDAAPAFRRLAEAGVAVATVSNGGVGPTRALLERAGLLPLVARVAGVDEVRRWKPNAAVYRHVCDALALPPERVALVAVHAWDVQGARAAGLLTGWASRLERRWQPAMPPPDVRGVDLVEVAEALLALG; from the coding sequence ATGCCCTCCCGGCCGGCCGCGGTCGCGTTCGACGTCGTCGAGACCCTCTTCCCGCTCGAGCCGCTCCGGCCGAGGCTCGTGGCCCTCGGCCTCCCGCCGCACGCGCTCGAGCTCTGGTTCACGCGCCTGCTGCGCGACGCCATGGCGCTCGACGCCGCCGGCCGGTTCGCCAGCTTCCGCGAGGTGGGCGCGGGCGCCCTCGAGGTGGTCTGCGGCCAGCACGGCGTCTCCTGCGGCGAGGCGGAGGCGGCCGCCGTGCTCGACGGGCTGGCGGAGCTGCCGGCGCACCCGGACGCGGCGCCGGCCTTCCGGCGCCTCGCCGAGGCCGGGGTCGCGGTGGCGACGGTGAGCAACGGCGGGGTCGGCCCCACGCGCGCCCTCCTGGAGCGGGCCGGGCTCCTGCCGCTCGTGGCCCGGGTGGCCGGGGTGGACGAGGTGCGCCGCTGGAAGCCGAACGCCGCGGTCTACCGGCACGTCTGCGACGCCCTGGCGCTCCCGCCCGAGCGCGTGGCGCTGGTCGCCGTGCACGCCTGGGACGTGCAGGGCGCGAGGGCGGCCGGGCTCCTCACCGGCTGGGCGAGCCGGCTCGAGCGGCGCTGGCAGCCGGCGATGCCGCCGCCCGACGTGCGCGGCGTGGATCTGGTGGAGGTGGCGGAGGCGCTGCTCGCCCTCGGGTGA
- a CDS encoding SDR family NAD(P)-dependent oxidoreductase, which yields MALITGATDGIGRASAIALARKGLEVLVHGRDPGKVRETVAEVEAAGGRGQGVVADLCRLDEVRALAAEVARRAPALHVLLANAGVYASARTVTPDGHETTFQVNFLAPFLLTRLLVPLLLRSAPARILLTSSTAHGQARLHLDDLDSERRWDPYMAYAESKLELILFARALARRLRGTGVTVNAFHPGVISTKLLHRGFGAGGAPVEVAVEAVLRLATAPQLSKTTGRYFDVTDDRRPSPQARDDHLAERLWHVADALTGLSETTAGEAGAPH from the coding sequence GTGGCGCTCATCACCGGGGCGACGGACGGCATCGGCCGGGCGTCGGCGATCGCGCTCGCGCGCAAGGGGCTCGAGGTGCTGGTGCACGGGCGCGACCCGGGCAAGGTGCGCGAGACGGTGGCGGAGGTCGAGGCGGCGGGCGGGCGCGGGCAGGGGGTCGTCGCCGACCTCTGCCGGCTCGACGAGGTGCGAGCGCTCGCGGCGGAGGTGGCGCGGCGGGCGCCGGCGCTGCACGTGCTGCTCGCGAACGCCGGCGTGTACGCGAGCGCCCGCACGGTCACGCCCGACGGGCACGAGACCACCTTCCAGGTGAACTTCCTCGCGCCGTTCCTGCTGACGCGGCTCCTCGTGCCGCTCCTCCTGCGCTCCGCCCCCGCGCGGATCCTGCTCACGAGCTCCACCGCCCACGGCCAGGCGCGGCTGCACCTCGACGACCTCGACTCGGAGCGCCGCTGGGATCCCTACATGGCCTACGCCGAGAGCAAGCTCGAGCTCATCCTCTTCGCCCGCGCGCTGGCGCGGCGGCTGCGCGGCACCGGCGTGACGGTGAACGCCTTCCACCCCGGCGTCATCTCCACCAAGCTCCTGCACCGGGGGTTCGGCGCGGGCGGCGCGCCGGTCGAGGTGGCGGTCGAGGCGGTGCTCCGGCTCGCCACCGCGCCCCAGCTCTCCAAGACCACCGGCCGCTACTTCGACGTCACCGACGACCGCCGGCCCTCGCCGCAGGCGCGCGACGACCACCTCGCCGAGCGGCTCTGGCACGTCGCCGACGCGCTCACGGGGCTCTCCGAGACGACCGCGGGCGAGGCGGGCGCGCCGCACTGA
- a CDS encoding SDR family NAD(P)-dependent oxidoreductase yields the protein MDLGLGGKRAVVTGSTAGIGLAIAEALLREGARVVVNGRTAARVREAERALRARVPGGEVAGVAADLGTAEGCDALIAAAPDCDVLVNNVGIFAARPFAEIGDGEWARMLEVNLLSGVRLSRHHLPRMLSRNEGRILFISSESALQIPAEMIHYGVSKTSQLGLSRGLAELTRGTAVTVNAILAGPTRSEGVGDFVEGLARQQGKPAAEVERDFFREARPSSLLQRFATPEEVAALVAFVASPRAAAVNGAALRVDGGVVRAIV from the coding sequence ATGGACCTCGGACTGGGCGGCAAGCGGGCGGTGGTGACCGGATCGACGGCGGGCATCGGCCTCGCCATCGCGGAGGCGCTCCTGCGCGAGGGGGCGCGGGTGGTCGTGAACGGGCGGACCGCGGCGCGGGTGCGGGAGGCGGAGCGGGCGCTGCGCGCGCGGGTCCCGGGCGGCGAGGTCGCGGGGGTCGCGGCCGACCTCGGCACCGCCGAAGGCTGCGACGCGCTGATCGCGGCGGCGCCCGACTGCGACGTGCTCGTGAACAACGTCGGCATCTTCGCGGCCCGGCCCTTCGCCGAGATCGGGGACGGCGAGTGGGCCCGGATGCTCGAGGTGAACCTGCTCTCGGGCGTGCGGCTCTCGCGGCACCACCTCCCGCGGATGCTGTCGCGGAACGAGGGGCGGATCCTCTTCATCTCGAGCGAGAGCGCGCTGCAGATCCCGGCCGAGATGATCCACTACGGCGTGAGCAAGACGTCCCAGCTCGGGCTCTCGCGCGGGCTCGCCGAGCTGACCCGCGGCACCGCGGTGACGGTGAACGCCATCTTGGCCGGGCCGACCCGGAGCGAGGGGGTGGGCGACTTCGTGGAGGGGCTGGCGCGCCAGCAGGGCAAGCCGGCCGCCGAGGTGGAGCGCGACTTCTTCCGCGAGGCGCGCCCGAGCTCGCTCCTGCAGCGGTTCGCCACGCCGGAGGAGGTGGCGGCGCTCGTCGCCTTCGTGGCGAGCCCGCGGGCGGCGGCGGTGAACGGGGCGGCGCTGCGCGTGGACGGCGGGGTGGTGCGCGCCATCGTGTGA
- a CDS encoding bacteriohemerythrin yields MPTWNPTLAVGVNAIDAQHKELFGRADALLEAMKQGRSGDEVLKLLAFLDDYCSRHFACEEKVMREQRYAGYDEHVAQHAIFVKQFQDLVAQFRARGQSPVLTIGLQKLICGWLVQHIGAVDKKLAGALAGKEVRFV; encoded by the coding sequence ATGCCGACCTGGAATCCGACGCTCGCCGTCGGGGTGAACGCGATCGACGCGCAGCACAAGGAGCTCTTCGGGCGCGCCGACGCGCTGCTCGAGGCCATGAAGCAGGGCCGCTCCGGCGACGAGGTGCTGAAGCTCCTCGCGTTCCTCGACGACTACTGCTCGCGTCACTTCGCCTGCGAGGAGAAGGTCATGCGGGAGCAGCGGTACGCGGGCTACGACGAGCACGTCGCGCAGCACGCGATCTTCGTGAAGCAGTTCCAGGACCTGGTGGCCCAGTTCCGGGCCCGCGGGCAGTCGCCGGTGCTCACCATCGGGCTGCAGAAGCTCATCTGCGGCTGGCTCGTCCAGCACATCGGCGCCGTGGACAAGAAGCTCGCCGGCGCGCTGGCCGGCAAGGAAGTGCGCTTCGTTTAG
- a CDS encoding OmpA family protein gives MKRVSLMLLLTAVSSGALAGCAGANKSQRELTEKDAKPAATAPVGKSDAAAKAEASAPAPAPVAKVDACTLSKVSFSYDDATLNDDARHALQGVADCIRARKLPVVEVEGHCDERGTQEYNLALGERRAQSVKRYLTALGVPAAVQTISFGEEYPAVDGHDEAAWKQNRRAELRGPGEKLANGTPVATR, from the coding sequence ATGAAGCGCGTTTCCCTGATGCTGCTCCTCACCGCCGTCTCTTCCGGCGCGCTCGCCGGCTGCGCCGGCGCGAACAAGTCCCAGCGCGAGCTGACCGAGAAGGACGCCAAGCCCGCCGCCACCGCGCCGGTCGGGAAGTCCGACGCCGCCGCCAAGGCCGAGGCCTCGGCGCCGGCCCCGGCGCCGGTCGCCAAGGTGGACGCCTGCACCCTCTCGAAGGTGAGCTTCTCCTACGACGACGCCACGCTGAACGACGACGCCCGCCACGCCCTCCAGGGCGTCGCCGACTGCATCCGCGCGCGCAAGCTGCCGGTGGTCGAGGTCGAGGGCCACTGCGACGAGCGCGGCACGCAGGAGTACAACCTCGCCCTCGGCGAGCGGCGCGCCCAGTCGGTGAAGCGCTACCTCACCGCCCTCGGCGTCCCCGCCGCGGTCCAGACCATCTCGTTCGGCGAGGAGTACCCGGCCGTCGACGGGCACGACGAGGCCGCCTGGAAGCAGAACCGCCGGGCCGAGCTGCGCGGCCCTGGCGAGAAGCTCGCCAACGGCACCCCCGTCGCGACCCGCTAG